The genomic stretch agagctattaTACTTAGCCTTCGCTCcgttgttataattgcttgtgattaactattatgaagttgactaaaaatttgatactactaaaaattttatataggagtatttttgtttaaattttctagttaatgttgattgttttcaaataaataaacgaaaattatattagtcttacattagaagcatatttatttaaaaataaattgttataTAATCTATTTACGATTAAAACtactaaatattgattaaaattaagTTGGCGTCggcataccttattgattaaatattagacactatcaaatattgaataaaactattaatttttattatttaataattttaataattaatatattgatatttaaaaatctaaatttaaaattttattttataaaattaaatttaatattgaaataaagaaacaaagtgaaggatgacaaagggaagaagaatgatagttttgaaataatatcagatttagtacatcactgaaataatatcagatttgaaaagttaaaagtgtaaaaaaacCAAATTGTCCAGCACCCCAAAAGAGCATTTTCGggtgaaaaaaaaactaaaaggaCCAAATTTGAAATGAACCCTTAGTCCATggatgtctgacgatatttttgtagttcagggactatgggcgagataaacccatagtccagggaccaattttgtagttcactctttaaaaAATGTTCTGActatatgaagaaaaatggagaaagaaattagtggaatgtgaactCATTTATAATTTGTtgtataatactccatccgttccatagtaatagagtcattttgccattttggtacgttccatagtaatagagtcatttccctttttagtaaaagtcaacacatttttccacacctactttactctctcttacttttttttctcttcatctttctacctttttcatttccactttattctccatttacttaactcaccttacacattttttcttaatctccgtgccaaaaagaagcgtctccattactatggaacggagggagtagaatgtAAGTGCAATGATTTAGTTGAATTGTAGGATCCATTtacctaaaatgaaaataggGTATGACATTTTAATCACGGATAtcctaaaataacaaaatagtcAATTTTTATGGATGTatactatataaaaaaatgaagctCATAttctacaattttttttaatcatttttctttatatttttcaaaataagtcAACTATGAACTTTTATTCCGAGATGGAAGGAGTAATATAGATTTTTCTCAATCTTTCAATATGCCATATTTTCTCTGGTTACTTGATTTTAACTTCATATAGCGTATTCTATTCTCGAAATCTGAATATCTTCTTTGATACAAAATCTGAATTTGACAAACTTGTGGTCTACAAGTAATGCACGTAGCGTCTGACCAGTTGATAAAATTTACTACTACAATTTACCAGTAAAATTGCACATAAGAGTAAAATTTATCTATTATACAATGGAAGAACATATGCGAAGGAAATATGAACTTCAATTTTATACAGTATTAATTAAAATCCAAGTGCATAATATATAAATCCCTTGACCGTTTATATTGTACACTTACCAAACAAGTTGACGATGAATATAATCAGTGGAAGCATTTTGTGTAAGGTTATTTTTGATGGATCTACTATTTTCTGTTGCAACGTAAGACAAGGTAAAGAATTGAAACGTATTGTTGCATTTAGTGATGCCATTGAGGGTTCAGATTGTGCTGTAACTGGTACGTAGCACAATTCGGTTTCTATTTTAGCTCTGAGaattgaaatttatttatttttctaatacCGAGTAATTATAAGACATTAATATAGTTGGTGTGTAAGGAAATAATGTAATTTCGTTCATTTTCTTTGTGCAAGGAAATTACTGAAATATTTCTTATGCCAATAAAATTTTCCAGCTTTTATAATATGTCAATAAAGCATTAAGATTTTTAAATATGGTGTTATTCAAATTTGTTTGAACTGAAATTGGAGAACATAGCATTAAATAAATTGAAGAAAATTGGCACAAATCTATTGTGAAGCAGTACTATGGGGAAATGCAGtaaccaatttttttattttttatctaaAGAAAATTAATGTTAGGGATGGATTTGTAAATTTCCCCGAagaggaaaagaagaagaaaaaagaaataaaattattcttACTATAGTACATACTAACTAGAATCGAAGTATTTattgcattaaaattcatgcaAACCAAATTAGAAACACTCAAACTCATCAATTCCCAACTTTAATTCTTGgtcaaaatgaaaaataaaaaaataattacactACCATATAGACAGGTGCAGAATCCTCATCAAAACATTGAATCCAAATGAAACTCTCAACTATATAAACCTTCTCCCTACCTGCTAACAAAATCACACAAATTCTTGCTGCATATCTCTCACAATAAAAATGAGTTATCGCAATCCACTCGCACTGATATTCGCGATTCCCATCGTGTTTATCGGATCATCAAGAGCTTTCAGCATTGGGATTTTCCAAAGCTACCAAGTTCACATGATCAACGACTTGGAAAACAGCACAGAAGAACTCGTTGTCAACTGCAAATCAGCAGATAATGATTTAGGAGAGCATTTCTTGGACAATGGCGATGACTGGAGTTGGAAATTTAGGGTGAATTTCTTCAGATCAACTCTGTTTTCCTGCCATCTGCAATGGGGAAAATTGCAGAAAAGGTTTACTGCATTTGATACTGATACTATAAGCTATCAGTGTGAAGAAACCTCCACTTGTTTCTGGTCAGCTAGAATTGATGGGATTTACTTCAGTTGTGATAACAAGAATTATGCCAAAACACATACTTGGCCAAGCTGAGTTGGTGCTTAGTAGTTATGGTTTAtgctttgtttttttattttgttttgggaTTTGTTAATTAGGAGTTATCTTATTGTAAAGAATGTAAGTTCTTGGCTGTTGCAATAAATGGttcgaaataaaataatagtactactagaaAAGTAGGgatcctctctttttttttatctaagcTCTTCCTGAAACTATTTTCCTGCATTCGTCCACAATTACATGCTGTGGTTAATGATAAagctatcaaattttgttcaaCAATCTTTATTCTAGTTTTTAATCATCAAATCCAAATGTATGCAAAGCTCATGCTTGATTCAAGTCTACTGCATAGACCCGCGAATATTAAACCTTCCCAGTCCAAAGTCAGCAAATTccgaaataaataaataaataaaattacaacaccTCTTGGTCGATATTTTGTGTGCACCCATGAACCATGATAGCAACTGCAGATATAAACATCTTTATATCTCATAATCAAAGTAATTCCCAAGATTTTTCTCACTCGTGCTTTTATTAATTTGCTGAACaaagaagatgaaaatggaagCGTTaaataaaccatttcaataCCGAAAAAGCAGAGAGAAATTTGCCAGTACAATCATATGTCAACAACAGTAACTAAACAGGTATAGAGGCAATGGGAACATAATTTTCAGCATCATCTTTATTTAACAAAACGAAGCAAAATCCCAGTGATAGTTGTGTGAATCATGCTGGCAAAGCAAAATGTTAACATTTTGCTGAATCCCATCAGCCAGAACAGCAACCGGACAACTACAAGATTACCAAATGTCTGGACGTAGCTCCCCACTTGCTGGAGGCATCCATTTTCCTGAGTGGTAAACGCTTTCACCCACTTTCCAGCCTGGAACATCTTTCATGATTCTAGCCTCTTCCGCAAGATACTTCTTCCATTCTTTGACAAATCTGAAGAGAGGCAATGGTTATTAGAAACTTGGAATATTAGTTATTGCAACAAGAATGGCAGAAGCAAACTGCAGAAGTCACCTTTCATCCTCTTCAGCTTGAATTACAGGTAATATTGCTCTGCGGGCAGCATATTTTTCTTCCTTTATAGCCCTATTCAGTAAGAATAAAGTAACTTGCTGGTCAGTTTCCGTTTTCCACTTTCCAGCAttcaacaaaattaaacaaattcatTGCATACAATAAGTCAATGATAGTAAAATATACTTTATTCTCGCATTTAAAGAACCAATAATTATACAGAATAGTTACTAATAATACTGTAGCTCTGACAAGTTGCCATAACTCAAAATACCAGGAAGCATGGATTGAGGTGTGCAAGTGTTGGTCTAGTGATAGTGTGGTTAATGAAGAATACGGgtccttaaagaaaaatctcTCTATCCGATTTTTTACCCCAATGAAAAATTCTaaccaataaaacaaaacacataaccaAAGATATATAGCACTTCTAACTTCAGTTGTCCCAGCTAAATTGTCCACACAGCTTGTCGGAAAAGATTGCTCCACTGTTGCTTTATCCTCAGCAAGTTCAAACATCATTTACCCCAACCTCAACCTATTGGTCATCATGGTGAACATTCATTCGGTTCTGGATTACAAAAGCAGAGAATCCCTAGTCTGCTAGTGTGAGGCATTGCATACGAAGATGTTTTCATTTCAAAAGACTATGTTAGCTGTGAACTCCTGTTGTAGAAGATGTGAACTAAAAGTCTAAAATAGAACTTGTAGGACTAGAGATGCACTaaatacagaaaataaaaagaacacCGACTTATCATCTTTGTATGAATACTGAAGCTTCTTTCTAAAGCTCTAGATGCTGATTTAGGATCGGCAAAATTATTTTCGGCAAAAAAATGTGAGTCCAACATGCTGAAGCATGTCTAGAAATCTAACGTACTAAGGATATGCATAATCGAAATGGCATATGGACACATGTAAATAGAATTCGTTAAAAGAAAACATAGAAAACTTGGGGTAACATGCAGAGTTTTTAAAAGACTCAAGATATAGGTTACATATCAACATGAATTGTGAGTGTTGATTTTTGGATTATGTGCTCTGGATAGAAAAATTTCTCTCATAGCTCATTAAAGTCAAACCAAGAGAATAGCAGCTACAacatatatttcattttcatattaAGGTTAACAAAGAAAGGGTTGCAGTTGGAAAAAAATAAGCTACTCAATTTCCAAAATAAGCTGAAACTGCATATAAACATGTTGCAGAGAAATCTAAGGATGCATAGTTAAAGCAAAAGGAAGCTTATATGTGCTTAGCAACTAGCATCACATGGTAAGGTAATACAGCTCGAAGAAAAAGTAGACAATTGGTAGCCAGTGGAAAGTGGATTTTATATGCAAACCTAGACATCTAATTTTCTATAGATTGGAGCAGAGCAGTCAAGTTCTTCCAAACTTGAATATTCATCCCTCTGAATATCTTCCAGCCAGTGTTGTTAAAACGCGCTCAACATGGGTGAGCCGAACGAGATACGTGGGGCGCAGTGGGGGCGGGATCAGGGCGGTCGGGGTGTCTGGGTCGACGAAGGGGCGTGAATCCGTTTTTGTGTAAAGAGGGAGGAAgctgaaactttttttttattactacctccgccccccaaatattgtctcactttgacccgtttaagaaatgtaatggaaagtgagttgaaaaagttagtggattgtgggtcctacttttatatattagttttataataaaatgtgagtaggaatgagttagtggaatatggggtccactaccaaaaatggtaaaaagtgaaatgggacaaactttgggggatggacggaaatggaaaaatgggacaaactttcagggacggaggtagtattattttaatatggaGTCCTTCTTTTGATAAACCCTAGGCACCCACAACCTCTTTTTGCCTCTAATCATTTCAACTTTTTACTTTTCctctttttatattattaatttattattattgccAACTTTTCATGTTTTCccaaaataacttaattataaaattcattaattaaatatcaaaACAAGTAAATAGACTATAATTCCTTAGATAATTATTTTCTACCCAATGTCTgattgaattttaaatattttttcttcctGTTATGTAAGTATaagtatttatatattagtgacttatatttaatcattattattactaatatataaataataaataattttgcgcCCCGATCCGTGGGTCCCTCGCCCCAGCGCCCCATCGCCCCGGACCGACCCGCGACCCTAAAAACACTGCTTCCAGCTGAACATCACTGAAACACATCTTTCTATTTTATACAAACGGGATTGTGGAGATTGAAGAATGGGACATATCTTAGTTGTGAACGACTCAACATGGCTTCACAAATCCTAAGCTAAACAGCTAAAATCAACGAAACAACAGCTCCATAGCACATGGCACACGGTGCCACAAATCATGTTGTGCACAAAATTACCACTTTATTAAATTCCAATGCTCACAGATCAAAATAATCCTAACAGACATAGTATGGAGAAAGATATAAATGTCCCGAAAGATAAATGGTTTCTTCATAACAATAAATGGTTTAGACAAAGAAATGCCACATATCCTTATCAACATTACACTCCCAT from Salvia splendens isolate huo1 chromosome 4, SspV2, whole genome shotgun sequence encodes the following:
- the LOC121799822 gene encoding NADH dehydrogenase [ubiquinone] 1 alpha subcomplex subunit 13-B, whose protein sequence is MTEAVIRNKAGMASIKDMPVMQDGPPPGGFAPVRFARRIPNTGPSAMAIFLTTFGVFSWGMYEVGKGNKIRRAIKEEKYAARRAILPVIQAEEDERFVKEWKKYLAEEARIMKDVPGWKVGESVYHSGKWMPPASGELRPDIW